The following coding sequences are from one Roseinatronobacter monicus window:
- a CDS encoding plasmid pRiA4b ORF-3 family protein produces MLHEINAAKLRVELDGITPLIWRELTVPTDWSLDKLHLVLQAAFSWTESHLHEFLIGGLRFGDPELLYHDFDDQKVFDSSEVRLSDFVKQDCGFVYIYDFGDHWQHKITVVDWLALDPVPKHAQCVAGARATPPEDVGGTFGYEMFLEAISDPDHDENADQLYWAGGYFDPDWFDLDLINKDLRNTFRANVRRRLHQPKPKKTGKQ; encoded by the coding sequence ATGCTTCATGAGATAAATGCCGCAAAACTTCGTGTTGAGCTTGACGGAATCACGCCGCTGATCTGGCGCGAGCTGACTGTGCCGACCGACTGGTCGCTCGACAAGCTGCATCTGGTCTTGCAGGCGGCGTTCAGCTGGACAGAAAGCCATCTCCATGAGTTTCTGATCGGCGGCCTGCGCTTTGGTGATCCGGAGTTGCTGTACCATGATTTCGATGACCAAAAGGTTTTCGACTCAAGCGAAGTCCGGTTGTCAGATTTCGTCAAGCAAGATTGTGGCTTCGTCTATATCTATGACTTTGGAGACCACTGGCAGCACAAGATCACGGTTGTGGACTGGTTGGCTCTGGATCCTGTTCCCAAACATGCCCAATGTGTCGCCGGCGCGCGCGCCACACCGCCTGAGGACGTTGGTGGCACTTTCGGGTATGAGATGTTTCTGGAAGCGATTTCGGACCCTGATCACGATGAGAACGCCGATCAACTGTATTGGGCTGGTGGGTATTTCGATCCGGACTGGTTCGATCTCGATCTGATCAACAAGGATCTGCGCAACACCTTCCGTGCAAATGTACGCCGCAGATTGCATCAGCCCAAACCGAAAAAGACAGGGAAACAATGA